The window CCGGCGCCCGGAGCTGCTGTTGCTCGGCCAGGCGCAGGCAACCAGTTGGCTTGAGGGCCAGCGGTTCGTGCTGCCACTCGGGCACGCCGAGTGGGCCGAGCTGGCCCGCCGCAGCCGTGCGGGCCTGGCGGCCTGATCACCTTCCGCACCGGACCGACGTATTCGGGAGAGGCGCCGATGTCGCTCGACCGCCTGAAAGTCATGATCACGGTGGGCACGAGGCCGGAGGTCATCAAGCTGAGCCGGGTGATCGCCGAGCTCGAGCGGCACCTTGATGTCTGCCTCGTCCACTCCGGTCAGAACTACGACCACGAGCTGAACCAGCTCTTCTTCGAGGAGCTGGAGGTCCGCAAGCCAGACCATTTCCTCGACGCCGTCGGCGCCACCGCCGCCGAGACGATCGGGCAGGTAATCGCGCGGGCGGACGCGGTGATGGCCGCGGAAAACCCGGATGCCCTTCTCCTCTACGGAGACACGAACACCTGTCTTTCCGTGATCCCGGCGAAGCGGCGCCACATTCCCGTTTTCCACATGGAGGCGGGTAATCGGTGTTTCGACGACCGTGTACCTGAGGAGATCAACAGGCGGCTCGTGGACCACCTCAGCGACGTGAACCTCCCGTTGACCGAGCACGCCCGCCGGCACCTGCTCGCCGAGGGCCTGCCGCCGGAACGGACGTTCGTGACCGGCTCGCCGATGAATGAGGTTCTCACCTACTACCGGCCGGGTATCGATCGCAGCGATATCCTGTCGGTGCTGGGGCTGCGCGCCGGCGAGTACATGGTGGTCAGCGCGCACCGCGAGGAGAACGTCGACCAGCCGGAACTACTGCGCGCCCTGCTGGTGACGCTCGACCGGCTCGCCGTCACGTACCAGGTTCCGGTCATCGTGACCACGCATCCGCGCACCCGCGACCGGCTGGAGGAATTGCGCCGCGACGGGGCGGCGGTCGCGCTCGACGAACGGGTGCGATTCTGCAAGCCGTTCGGCCTCTTCGACTACGTAGCGCTGCAACGCGATGCCCGTTGTGTCGTTTCGGACAGCGGGACGATCACAGAGGAGTCCTCGCTCCTCGGCTTTCCCGCCGTCATGATCCGGGCGGCGCACGAACGGCCCGAGGGTATGGACCACGGCGTGCTCGTGTCGAGCGTCCTGCACCCGGACAGGGTGCTGGCCGCGGTCGAGCTCATGACGACGCCGAACCGGTCGCACCCGCGTATCGTCACGGACTACGACGTCGACGACGTCTCGCGGCGAGTTCTGCACATCATCATGAGCTACGTCGACAACGTCCGCCGGACGGTCTGGTACGAGCGTCCTGGGATCCTGTCCTGAACCATCACCGGCGCGCGGAGACCGGCGAACGCCACGGCGTGCTCCACGGCGACTGGCGCGCGCAGGCATACCGTCAATATCGACGATCGCCGTTCGCGCACTTGTTGGACATTGGTCGACACATATTGCCATTTGGTAATTGATCGGCCGCTCGAAGCCGTACCCCATGGCATTGGTATTCGAGCCCGGAATGTGGCCATCCATTGCGTGCGGCGGGGCCTTCGGCGCGCCTCCCCCGGCTTCGACACAACGACCGTACTGTCACTCCAGGTAGTCGATTGCTCTCTTGGAGAGACCAAGGTGGCGGGTGGCCGGTGTCGGTCGCACGTGCCACCACGGAAAGGAGAAGCGAGCCTGTGGAGACGGACCCCACCGCGGACACTCGGGGCGATCTTGCCCGCAGTGGTCGGAGCCTGCTCGCGCTGCTTGCGCGGCGATGGCACCTGCTACTTGTCGTGACCAT of the Pseudofrankia saprophytica genome contains:
- a CDS encoding UDP-N-acetyl glucosamine 2-epimerase, which codes for MSLDRLKVMITVGTRPEVIKLSRVIAELERHLDVCLVHSGQNYDHELNQLFFEELEVRKPDHFLDAVGATAAETIGQVIARADAVMAAENPDALLLYGDTNTCLSVIPAKRRHIPVFHMEAGNRCFDDRVPEEINRRLVDHLSDVNLPLTEHARRHLLAEGLPPERTFVTGSPMNEVLTYYRPGIDRSDILSVLGLRAGEYMVVSAHREENVDQPELLRALLVTLDRLAVTYQVPVIVTTHPRTRDRLEELRRDGAAVALDERVRFCKPFGLFDYVALQRDARCVVSDSGTITEESSLLGFPAVMIRAAHERPEGMDHGVLVSSVLHPDRVLAAVELMTTPNRSHPRIVTDYDVDDVSRRVLHIIMSYVDNVRRTVWYERPGILS